A single Candidatus Omnitrophota bacterium DNA region contains:
- the folK gene encoding 2-amino-4-hydroxy-6-hydroxymethyldihydropteridine diphosphokinase produces the protein MVLCYIGIGSNLGDRRRHIDTAIEELRKDREIKVKRVSSIYETDPISDIPQGRFLNGVLEIETDLAPMELLGRLNAIEKGLGRTRSVRNGPRTIDLDILYYGDEKVYMRSLIIPHPKIRERDFVLKGLRELGKTR, from the coding sequence ATGGTACTCTGCTACATAGGCATCGGCTCGAACCTGGGTGACAGGCGCAGGCATATCGATACCGCTATAGAGGAATTGCGGAAAGACCGCGAGATAAAGGTGAAGCGCGTATCGTCAATATACGAGACGGACCCTATAAGCGATATCCCGCAGGGGAGATTCCTGAACGGTGTCCTCGAGATAGAGACGGACCTCGCGCCCATGGAGCTGCTCGGGAGGCTTAACGCTATCGAAAAGGGACTTGGCCGCACAAGGAGCGTCAGGAACGGCCCCAGGACGATCGACCTGGACATACTGTATTACGGAGACGAGAAGGTATATATGCGCAGTCTGATAATACCCCACCCGAAGATCCGGGAGAGGGATTTTGTGCTTAAGGGGCTGCGGGAGCTGGGTAAGACAAGATGA
- the panC gene encoding pantoate--beta-alanine ligase, which yields MKTVNSVSRMMTLSKMMRKEGKSVGFVPTMGYLHEGHLSLAKTARKHTDIVVMSIFVNPAQFGPGEDFDRYPRDLKRDEELAGSAGVDILFYPSVKEMYPAGYATYVTVERLSEKLCGGLRPGHFKGVATVVTKLFGIIKPDIAYFGQKDAQQAMIIKKMADDLNMGVEVKVLPTIREKDGLAMSSRNVYLSEGERKDAGVLYESLRKAEGLIKEGERDAKKISGTIRDMIMARPGVKIDYVAIVDAKEFNEVRTISGETLIALAVFVGTTRLIDNIIIKG from the coding sequence ATGAAGACAGTCAACAGCGTCTCAAGGATGATGACCCTTTCCAAGATGATGAGGAAGGAAGGCAAGTCCGTCGGATTTGTACCGACGATGGGGTATCTGCATGAAGGGCACCTCAGCCTGGCAAAGACCGCCCGCAAGCACACCGATATAGTGGTGATGAGCATATTCGTAAATCCGGCGCAATTCGGCCCGGGCGAAGATTTTGACAGATACCCGCGCGATCTCAAGCGCGACGAAGAGCTTGCGGGGAGCGCCGGCGTGGATATCCTGTTTTACCCGTCGGTGAAGGAGATGTACCCCGCAGGATACGCGACTTATGTCACCGTAGAGAGGTTGAGCGAAAAACTTTGCGGCGGTTTACGGCCGGGCCACTTCAAGGGAGTGGCCACGGTCGTTACAAAATTATTCGGCATAATAAAGCCGGATATCGCATACTTCGGCCAAAAAGACGCCCAGCAGGCCATGATCATCAAAAAGATGGCAGATGACCTGAATATGGGCGTCGAAGTGAAGGTCCTGCCCACTATAAGGGAGAAAGACGGTCTTGCGATGAGCTCCAGGAACGTCTACCTTTCGGAGGGCGAGCGGAAGGACGCGGGCGTATTGTACGAATCGCTCCGGAAGGCGGAAGGTCTTATAAAGGAAGGCGAAAGGGACGCGAAGAAGATATCCGGGACGATACGGGACATGATAATGGCAAGACCGGGAGTGAAGATAGATTACGTGGCTATTGTGGACGCGAAAGAGTTTAACGAGGTCAGGACGATATCGGGTGAAACGCTTATTGCCCTCGCCGTCTTCGTCGGAACAACGCGGCTTATCGACAACATCATCATAAAAGGGTGA
- the nadA gene encoding quinolinate synthase NadA, giving the protein MVYTKNDDLKYNETLKKKIAQLKKKRNAVIIAHNYQRDEIQEIADISGDSLALSQAAVRTDADVIVFCGVRFMAESASILNPDKKVLLPVQEAGCPLADMITPEKLRAKKREHPSAAVVCYVNSSAEVKAESDIACTSSNAIEVVRSLTERQVIFVPDKNLGRYVQTQVPEKEIILWDGFCPTHIRVQEEDIVNTKKRYPKAEVIAHPECNPEVLALSDHICSTGGMFKYVKASKTEEFVIATESGMLYKLQKDNPGKRFYLPTQNLVCANMKLITLGWVAHSLEMLVYEVRVSDEVRDKAKKALDRMLKVTGEKKEAALAGY; this is encoded by the coding sequence ATGGTATATACTAAAAATGACGATCTGAAATACAACGAAACGCTGAAGAAGAAGATAGCGCAGCTCAAGAAGAAACGGAACGCCGTCATCATAGCCCATAATTACCAGCGCGACGAGATACAGGAGATCGCCGATATAAGCGGCGACAGCCTCGCCTTGTCGCAGGCAGCGGTGCGTACGGACGCGGACGTCATCGTCTTCTGCGGGGTCCGGTTCATGGCAGAGAGCGCATCCATCCTGAACCCGGATAAGAAGGTCCTCCTGCCGGTCCAGGAGGCCGGATGTCCCCTGGCCGATATGATAACGCCGGAGAAACTGCGCGCCAAGAAGAGGGAGCACCCGTCTGCCGCCGTCGTCTGTTACGTGAATTCAAGCGCTGAGGTTAAGGCGGAGAGCGACATAGCATGTACTTCGAGCAACGCCATCGAAGTGGTGAGGTCGCTGACGGAACGGCAGGTCATATTCGTGCCGGATAAGAACCTGGGGAGGTATGTCCAGACGCAGGTCCCGGAAAAAGAGATAATACTCTGGGACGGGTTCTGCCCGACCCATATACGTGTCCAGGAAGAGGATATCGTAAATACCAAGAAGCGTTACCCCAAAGCGGAGGTTATAGCGCATCCGGAATGCAACCCGGAGGTCCTCGCGCTCTCGGACCATATATGTTCTACCGGAGGGATGTTCAAATACGTTAAGGCATCGAAGACGGAAGAGTTCGTCATAGCCACTGAATCCGGGATGTTGTACAAACTGCAGAAGGACAACCCCGGGAAGAGATTTTACCTGCCTACGCAGAACCTCGTCTGCGCCAACATGAAACTCATTACGCTCGGTTGGGTGGCCCACAGCCTCGAGATGCTCGTCTATGAAGTGAGGGTATCCGACGAGGTAAGGGATAAGGCAAAGAAGGCGCTCGATCGTATGCTCAAGGTGACGGGGGAGAAGAAGGAAGCGGCGTTGGCGGGGTATTGA